The Gossypium hirsutum isolate 1008001.06 chromosome D06, Gossypium_hirsutum_v2.1, whole genome shotgun sequence genome contains the following window.
GAGTACGATAGTAGATTTCTTGGCTAGCAGTGCTTTAGAAGATTATGAACCTCTGGACTTTGATTTTCCGAATAaagatttgatgtatgtggcaaataCTGAAGAGGACTCCCAAGAAAATCATTCTTGGAGGTTGAACTTTGATGGAGCCTCGAATGCATTAGGCAATCGGATTGGGGCAATCCTGGTATCTCCAAACGGGGATTatcatcctttcaccagtaaattggACTTCGATTGCACTAAAAATATGGCTGATTATGAAGCTTGCATCATCGATATTCGAGAAGCCATAGAACGAAAAATTAAGACATTAGAAGTATATGAAGACTCagcattggtgatataccaactaaAAGGGGAATGGGAAACGAGAGACCCCAAGTTGATTCGTTATCAGATATTGGTTTTGGAATTGATTGAAGAGTTTGACAACATTACCTTCTGTTATCTCCCAcgggaagaaaatcagatggctgacgctCTTGCTACTTTAGCCTCCATGATTAAAGTAAATCAGTTAGAGGACATGAAGCTCATTCAAATAGTATTTATGAGATCCCGACCCACTGTTACAGTATTGAAGAAGTGGAGAATGATAATCCTTCCTGGTACCAAGATATATTGCTATATATGAAGAATCGCGAATATCCTAATCAGACAACTaagaatgataagaggacattgaggagactagctattgactatgtcttggatggaaagatcctatacaaaaggggAAAGGATTGAATACTgttgagatgcgtggatgctgtagaggctaaggaaattttagaagaagtccatgagggtgtttgtggaacgcatgccaatggattcaccatggccagacagatcatgagattcgaATATTACTGGTCctccatggaaggagattgcaccaactatgccaagaagtgccacaaatgccaaatttatggggataaaatgcACGCACCTctttcacctcttcatgttatgacttcttcGTGGCCTTTTCCCATGTAGGGAATGGATCTCATTGGGCCAATATtgccaaaggcttctaatggacatcgtttcattttcgtggttattgactacttcactaagtgggtagaagtagcctcatatgctaatgttacgaagtcagcagtcagtaagtttttgaagaaagagatcatatgtcgatatggaatgcctgaaaggatcatatctcaCATGCGCTAAATTTGAATAACAGCACGATAGCGGAAGTCTGCAACCAGTTCAATATTAGACATCATAATCCATCACCGTATCGTtcgaaaatgaatggtgcagtagatgcggccaacaaaaatatcaagaaaattgtggcaaaaatggctgaaacttacaaggattggcatgagaagttaccattcgctcttcttgcttaccgaacatctatcaggacttctactggagcaacacctttttctttggtttttggGATGGAAGCAGTCCTACCCATTGAAtttgaaattccttctctccgggtattggctgaattaaaattggatgaggccgaatggatccaatctcggtatgatcagttgaacctgatagaagagaaaagactaaaagctattcatcatagtcaaatgtatcagaagcgaatgatgcgagtttataacaaaaaggtttgtcccagagaatttcatgagggagacttggtgttgaaaaagatcctccctttacaaaaggatttcagagggaaatggatgccaaactgggaaggaccttatgttgtaaaaaaggctTTTTCTGGAGGTGCTTTGATTTTGGGTGAAATAGATGGTAAAAACTTACCGAATCCTataaattcagattcagtcaagaaatatttcacttgaaggaaaagaaagaatcaaagtgaaaacccgcaaaaggcactttaaataaaaaaagtagagAGGCCAAGGtaaacctgcaaagggcgccttgagaccaaaggggatttgaattgaaaacccgaaaagggtagctcaaacattgatcagattggggcatgtggtgatcttgctatacctaaaTCAACAGGGAAATGATATGCGACATCATGAGGTCTCGACAAAGTACTgtggatctcctaaacacatgttaaattcaaAACGATTCTTAGTTTGCACAGAGAAGTTCAAGCGTGATATCCAaggcacctagtcttcatattaCTTATATAGAATTTTTTTGTTCTTGTAATATTTTATTCTTCATTGTTCTTgaatatctttttcttttcaagacacTTGTTATCAATAAATTCCTTTTCTATTTTTCGAGTTATGCCCTAGTCATTATTTTTGAAAAGATGTctcattagaataatgattgatggactaataaactttcacaaaagaagttttgcatattacttcgggaatttttaaataatttagtaacctgaaacatgactattgtttagaatgcaCCAGGCTTAAAATCAAAATATCTAAGAAGAGAAAGTCTAAATTAGGACTGTTCTTTCGAATTTTGTTGAGATGACAAGAAGTCTGGCTTGGCGACAAAACTTCAATCACCAAGGAATAAGAAGAAGTtccctcggagaagagagccttcatttttgcgtgagcctttggtacgacaccctgggaatAGTATAAAGGACTAGAAAGATTTAGATCCTTGAAATTTTATaggagaggattgaggaaaagccatataTTCCTACCCTTGCGTTACAGtagtaaaaaaaacattttacacTCTTGCAAACACCATTCATACATGTCTGGTTAAGATCATTTGATGCATTTTTTATCATGCCATCCTCATATTAGGCACAATTGGgttcatcatacatgtcatgtttaACAAAAAACAGATTAGTGAAATCataaagccttatctccctaGGCAACAATGGAGTATGCTAAAAAAAAAGCAgatattgtcttcatgtattggcgtgaagtagatcgaagatagcagatcctgtcttcctatattagcgaagtggatcgacgatgcagatcttgtcttcccatactggtggtgaagtagatcgaagaaagcagatcttgtcttcatgtatcggcgtgaagtagatcgaagataatagatcttgtcttcctatattggtagcgaagtggatcgaagatgcagatcttgtcttcaagtattggcatgaagtagatcgaagatagcagatcttgtcttcctatattggtagtgaagtggatcgaagatgcagatcttgtcttcccatactggtggcgaaatagatcgaagaaagcagatcttgtcttcatgtattggcgtgaagtagatcgaagataacagatcttgtcttcctatattagtagcgaagtggatcgaagatgcagatcttgtcttcccatattggtggcgaagtagatcgaagataacagatcctgtcttcctatattggtagcgaagtggatcgaagatacagatcttatcttcccgtattggcgtgaagtagatcgaagatagcagatcctgtcttccaatattggtagcgaagtggatcgaaaatgcagatcttgtcttcccatactggtggcgaagtagatcgaagaaagcagatcttatctacatgtattagcgtgaagtagatcgaaaatagcagatcttgccttcctgtactggcagtgaagcagatcgaagacattaGTCTTATCGCCTTGACGTAGCAATTgaaaagattgaagccgcaacggcgaatcttatttccctagtgttatagcagagtagattgaagccatgacgtcgaatcttatctccttggcgTTAAGGTTTGGATTAGCTGAAGTGGAGCGGATTGAAGCTGTgggcagcgaatcttatctctttgaCATTACAGTGGAGCATATttaagccacaacggtgaatcttactcccCTGGCGGTAtaatggaacagattaaagctacgacaGTGAATCTTGTTTCGTCAACATTGCAACTTAAAAGATTGAAGCTGCAACGACGAATCTTACTTCCTTGGCGTTGTAGCAAAGCAGATTGAAGCTGCAGTGAAGCAAATTAAAGCatataatcctatctccctgaagttgcagtggagcggattaaaattaCAGATTTCATCTCTCTGAAgctgcagagagcagatcgcatatagtcttatttccctgaagttgtagtggagtagattaaagataACAAATTTTTGTCCTCTTGAGAAACTATAACATACACATCCTATCTCCCTGGCATTGCAGTGGAGTAAATTGAAGCgctaattcctatacctctgaaacTGCAGTAGGAaagaatgaggctacttgaagaagaagagtaccAAAGTCCAGCACGACCGGGTAAAATTgggcatttttaaagtctttgctccgttcccaTTACACGATAATAAGAAAAGAGAGGCAACAGAAATACCTAAATTTTACCCAGCCTACATGAAGAAAATAAAGTAGTCCAAATTACAAGTGGGCTTATATGGCCCAAACTGAAATGAACTAAAATACAATGGCCCAATCACAAACACAggcccaaaacagttttaaaacaaaaaaaccctTAGTTTTCTAGGGTAAGCCTCGCGCCGCAACCAAGCATCCGTGCCGCCTCGCACGAGCCTTGTACCTGCACagcaaagaagaaacaaagtagTATATGGCAAGAAAATATTGAAATCGAATCAAGCAGATATTAGAagatttctttctattttttcttgTTTCACGATTTCTATAAAAGCAATCTTAAAATATTGTAACGAGGATccgaaaaaaatcaataaaaaagaaaGCAAATATTTTCACAGCATACAAACAGAGAGCCAAATCGAAAACAAAGGTAGATATTTTTGGCTCTAGTTtagtctttattttctttctattgtttttttattgaaataaaataaaacaaaagtaaaaaaaaacttacttttATTTGCCTCTGTAACTCCGTTGGGAAGGCCGAGGTCTATCTCCGATGACAGACGGCAAGAAGCCGAAAGGTTTctaggtttttttagttttttttgttgattttgggatttttgagCCTAGATCTGGGCGTGGACAAGTCGAGGGGACCGAATAGGGCTTTTTCCCCTTTTCCAGCCACCACAGACGGCGGCGCCGTCGCCAGAGATCGGCGGCCGACGCGGTGGCCGATGACCAGACCCCTGACCAGACGAATGGGGAAggagagttttttttaaaaggggttttggtttttttaaaaaaaggcatCGAATGATTTTTTTGTGGAGAATTGGGGGCTTTTATAGGGTATCAAAACGATACCGTTTTGGAGAGCCCCCAgacgcccaaaacggcgtcgttttggggaggcCGACCCGAATCCAACCCGACTCGGCCTAGGATCCGTGTTTTTAAGCGGGgggtaaattgcgcttttagcccc
Protein-coding sequences here:
- the LOC107900110 gene encoding uncharacterized protein — protein: MESTTLNERMARWQILRSEFDIIYVSQKAIKGSTIVDFLASSALEDYEPLDFDFPNKDLMYVANTEEDSQENHSWRLNFDGASNALGNRIGAILVSPNGDYHPFTSKLDFDCTKNMADYEACIIDIREAIERKIKTLEVYEDSALVIYQLKGEWETRDPKLIRYQILVLELIEEFDNITFCYLPREENQMADALATLASMIKVNQLEDMKLIQIVFMRSRPTVTVLKKWRMIILPGTKIYCYI